The window AGCCGACAGCCGCCAGTGCCGCGTCCTGTGAGAACGCTCTGTAAACTTCTATAAAGCTGAAGGAGCCGACTTTGGCGTAGATTATGCCTATCGCTATGAGCATCGCGTAGGCTCCGATAACGCTGAGCACGAAGTACTTGAGTGAGGCCTCCCTGTTGTACTTGAGGACCATCATGAAGCTTCCGAAGGTCATGATTTCCCAGAAGATGAAGAACCCTAACAGGTCGTAGGCTATGAAGATGCCGTAGACGCCGGTGAGGCTCATCAGGGCAAACAGCCACTCGTAGCCGTTCTTTGAGGTTGAGACCATTCCAAGCACTGCGGCAAGGCCAACAACACCGGCTATCATAGCGAATATCCAGCTCATGTGGGTTAATGTGAACTCAAGGGTGAAGCCGGCAAAGTTCAGCGTGTGCTGTATCATTCCTTCGGCATCAACGGTTGGATAGAGCTTGATGAGGTAAGCTAGGGGAAGGGCTGCACCGGCAACGCCGAGCAGCTCTCTAATAACTTTGATGTCAAGCGCCCAGGCGATAACGCCAGCAATCAGAGGCGCGAAAATGATAACGATGAGTTCGTTAATCATGCTCCCACCCCCATCAGTGGAACGTTCTTAACGTACTGGGCCACGTTGAAGATGTCCTCCCCAGCCTTCCTGGCGAGCTCCCAAACGTAGTCCGGGTAGACTCCTATGACGACCACCAAAGCCGCGAGGAAGAACATCATGAGGCCAATGACCATGCTCTCGCTGATTCTCTCTCCCTCTCCTTCGAACCATATGGCGTGGAGCAGCCTGAAGTAATAGACCGCCTCCACGACGCTCGCTGAAAGTACAAGTACTGCCGCCCAGGTGTAGCCGACGTTCAGGGTCGCAAGGATTATTCTGATCTTGCTCCAGAAGACGTTGAAGAGCGGTATTCCGATGGTGGCTACTGCACCAACTGAGATAGCGAAGGCCGTGAGCGGCATCCTCCTGCCGAGTCCCTGGAACTTCTCCAGCTCTGCACCGCCGAGGGTTATCGCCACGTAGCCGACGGCGAGGAACAGGAGAACTTTGACTATTGCGTGGTTGATCATGTGGAAGACACCAGCGTCAACGCCGGCCTGAGTGCCGAGGGCGAAGGCGAGTGCTATGAAGCCTATCTGGGCGATACTGGAGTAGGCTATCATCCTCTTGACGTTCTTCTGCCTAAGCGCTGCCAGCTCGGCAACGACGACGGTGAGGGCGGCCATTACGATGAGAAGCCTGAGCACTGAGCCCCAGCTCTCGACGACCTGCATGAGGTAGATAATCCTCGCCATGGCGTAGAGGGCAGCCTTGACGACAAAGGCGGAGAACATGACGGTGATTGGGTGCGGTGCTGCCTGATAAGCGTCGGGCGCCCAGGCGTTGAGCGGGAAGAGCTCAGCTTCGACGGCCAGACCAAGAATTATGAGCGCGAGGCCGACCTGGGCTACGGTGGGATCCATAGTTGCTGCGAGCTGGGCTATCTGGGCCATGTTGAGGGTTCCGAGGGAGCCGTAGATTAAAGCGACACCGATGAGGAAGAAGCTTGAACCGATTCCACCGAGGATGATGTACTTCATTGACGCTTCGGCCGATTCACCTGTCTTGTTGTAGGCCGTGAGGGCGTAGGCAGTTATTGCCGTTATCTCCATGAAGACGAAGAGGTTGAATATATCACCGGTCGCTATCATTCCGGTGGCACCAAGCATCAGCAGGAGGAAGAGCATGGCATACTTGTCGATGGGTTCGGTTTTGACCGCGCTGATGCTGAAGATCGAAGTGAAGAGGCTAACGACTGCTATTATGAGTACGAAGAGCGCCGCGAAATGGCCGAGGTAGAGGTTGATTCCAACGGGTGGCTTCCAGCCGCCGGCGATGACTATTATTGGCTGGCCAGTAGTATAGACCTCCTTGAAGACCCATGCGGCTATTCCAGTCTGGAGGGCGGTAACTAGGATCAGGAAGTACCTGACGGCGTTCTTTCCCATTCCCTTAAACACGGGGACGAAGAACGCGCTGATGAGGGGTAACGCTATGAGCAGAGCAGCGTACTGCCCGTTCATCCTCTCAACCTCCTTATCTCTTCAACGTTAAGGGTTCCGTACTTCTCGTAAATCAGTATGGCAACGCTAAGGGCCATGGCGGTGGTGGCAACTCCAATAACTATAGCCGTGAGAACCAATGCCTGCGGAATCGGGTCAACTGCCTGGCTCGGACCTATTCCTTCGCTCAGTATTGGGGCGCTCTTGCCGCTCACGTAGCCAATGCTGATGAGTAGCAGGTTAACACCCGTTTCCATTATGCTGAGGCCTATGAGAATCTTGAGCAGGTTCTTTTTCACCAGGATTGCGTAGAGGCCTACGAGGATGAGCGCTATCGCACCAAAGTAGTAGACGCTTATCATTCGCTCACCTCCTCCTTGAGCATGTTGTCGATGATTCCGCTGAGCTCCGTGCCGACCTTAATGCCGATGATGGTGTAGATTATTGGTATGAAGCCACCGCTCAGCAGTCTACCGACGTTGTCCCAGCCAAACTGCCAGGTCTGCCATATCCAGTCGAAGAGGAAGTAACCGCCTATTGCGAGACCAACTAGACCAACGGCGACGTAGCTCATGCCAGCTAGGCCCTCAGTGACCTCAAAGCCCCTGTGTGGGATTTCGTAGGTTATGAACGCGAGGTACAGCAGCAGGAAGGCAGTGGCAATGGTGGCTCCTCCTGGGAATCCTCCACCCGGGGTGAGGTGTCCGTGAATGAAGATGTAGGCACCGAAGAGCATCACGAAGGGGAAGAGCAGCCTCGTTCCGGTTGTGAGAACTATTGAGCCCTCGGTCTTTGCGGTTCTCTCCTTCTTTCTTCTCCAGAGCAGGGCTCCAACGCCAGTAGATGCTATAAACAGGACGGTGACCTCACCAAGGGTATCAAATCCGCGGTAGTTGACGACGACGGCGGTGACGGCGTTAACAGAGCCGGTCTGCTGTTTCACATTGTCGAGATAGTACTGGCCGACGAGCATCTTGTCCTCGCCGAAGGGGACCCCGGCCAACCCCTGAGCCAGCCAGTACCCTATGATGAGGAGTGTGATTATTGCCAAAGCGCGCTTGACTACCATCTCACCCACCACCCGGGCGTTTCTTCTTCCTCCGTCTCGAACCTCTGGGTTCTCTTAATGGCGAATATGAACACGGCACCGCTGAGTGCAGCACCTATTGCTGCCTCGGTCATAGCCACGTCCGGAGCCTGCAGGAAGAAGAACAGCAGTGAGGCGAACAGGCTGACGGCTGCCATTCCGACGGCGGCAGCTAGTATGTCCTTCCACTCGACGGCGAGTATTGCGGAGACTACCATGATCGCAACTATTAAGTGGGGGATGTAATACGCGAGGTTCATTCCTCACCACCCTCTCCGGTTTCATCAGTTTCTTCGGGGGTTTCCTCGGCTTTGACCTTCGCCTCGAGGTGCTCACTGTACTTGTCGACGATGCTGCCTTCCCACAGTGGGATTCCGCTCTTGTACGCTGCCCTTATGAGTGCGTGGGCGCTTATTGGGTTGGTAAGCAGGAGGAACACAGCGATGACAATGGTCTTTGTGAGCCATGCCGCGCTTCCGAAGTCGGTCCCGAGAGCCCAAATTCCGACACCAACTATGACACCCAGAGAACCAAGGGTGGCGCTTTTGGTCGAGGTCTGCATCCTGTTGTAAACGTCGGGCATCCTGATCAGACCTAGGGCTGATAGGAAGTAGAAGAACGTCCCCAGCAGGACGAGAACTTCTCCGATCACCGTAAGAGCGTTCATAGGCCTCCCTCCATGTAGCGCGCGAATGCCATGACTCCACCGAAGGCCAGAATCGCGTATACCAGGGCAACGTCGAGGAATATCATTCTCTGGTAGTAGAGCGCGAAGAGCACCATTAGTCCGGTGGTTATGGTTGTCATTATATCAACAGCCACGATTCTGTCCACTGTCGTTGGTCCTCTGAAGATCCTGTACATGCTGAGGAGCGTTGCTATCGCTATCAGGGCGAGATAAACGTTTATCCCTATCATCCGAAGATCACCTTCAGGAACTTTTCAAAGGGCTCGGTTATGCTCTTAGAAGCGCCTTCAACGGAATCATCCTTGACGTCTATCCAGTGGATGAAGTACCTGTCACCGTCAACGTCGAGGGTTATGGTTCCGGGCGTCAGGGTTATTGAGTTCGCAAGGCTGAGCTTCCCAACGTCGCTCTTGAGAACAGTTCTGCACTCAACAATTCCTGGGTTTATGGGTCTCTTGGGGTGAAGAACTCTGTATGCAACATCGAGGTTGGCCATGATCATTGCCCAGAGGAAGTAGGGTATGTAAGCTATTGCGTAGGCGATCCTCTTTGGATGCAGGTTTGCGAGGCCATTGGTGGTGAATATCTCGTAGGTGAAGGCTCCGACGATTAGAGACAGTAGCAGGCCGAATCCGAGTTCTTGTGGATCTAAACTAGCCGTTAGAAACAGCCATATCAGGAACAGCACGATAACCGTGTACAGGTAGCGGCTTATCTTGCTTGCTTCTCCCATTCAGCAACCCTCCAGTGGTTGATGGAAGTGCTCCCAACAGAGTTAAGCGAAGCTAATTTTAGGTTTAAAACAATGACTTATAAACCTTACCAGCGAAGAACAAAGGTTTAAAACTTTTGGTTAAAATAGAGACGGCAGATTTGTTCTATGATGTTAAGAAGAGTCCTTTGGGACGCATGACTTTATAGAAGTCATGAACTTCTCAAATTTGTTTACTAAAAGTTGAGAAAGTTGAGGAAAACTTCAATCAACAAATTACAGGAGAAGAGAGGGTTCAATAAATTGAAATCCTCTTGACGCCCTCAAGCTTGGAGAGTTCGTTTATCAGGTCTCCAGGAATCGGCTTTTCAGTGATGATGGTGAGTGTTGCTTCGGGATACAGCTCCGGATCCTCGGCAACTACCTGAATAATGTTGATGTCCCTCTCGGCGATCTTCTGAGCGATCTTGGCGAGTATTCCTATCGCCCTCGGCTCGGGCTCGATCTCAATGACGCCGTAGCCAACATGCCTCCCGACGTACTTCATGTGAACGGTTGGCTCGAGGTTGGTGTATATCTCCTTCAGCTCGGGTATCTTGAGTATCATGCCGACGGTCTCCTTGACGACCCTTCTGTCCACGTCAAGGGCCTTGGCTATCTTGGTGTATGGAACCTCTATGTCGCCCGCTTTAATCTTCATGTCGTCAGAGACGCGAAGGCCATACTTGAGAAGCGTTTTGGCAATCTGCTTTCTGACGGGATATTCATCAAAGTAATGCTCAATCTTTCCCCACATGATCAATCACCCATGGTAGTCCATCGATAGACTGTTTAATTCAATAATATTAAAATGTTTCCATGCCCGCATGATGGCAAAAGGTCTTCCCTTAAAAATCTTTAGGCGGGGGAGTCTTTGAGATTCCATCATGTGACGGATTTTTTATCCATCGACGAATTTTTAAAAGGCGTTTAGGAAACCGGGAATCATGATTGAAGTCAAGCTCCCCCATACGTACTTTGAAGATCTCGGCGAGAGTGTAAGACTAATCTGGCGAGATACTCTCTATGCCGAGTTTGAAAAGAGTGAGCTGATTCAGGTTATAAAGCGAAAATATCGCGTGAAGCCAGAGGTTACCGCGAGGGATGGTGCGCTCATTATCGATACCGATTATTCCGACGTCGAAAAGTACATTGCAATATACATTCAGAACAACCTCGGCGCCCTTCTTAGAAACAGGTACACAAATCGAAAGGTTCTCTACATTCACGAGGGGATGGACGTTCCTTTACTTGGTTACAACGCTTTTGGCTTAATAGATAGGGGAACTAATCTCATCCAAATTAGGGGTGTGAGCGGCTGCAACCTGAGCTGCATCTTCTGCTCTGTTGACGAGGGGCCCTATTCAAGAACCAGAAAGCTCGACTATGTGGTTGATATTGATTACCTGATAAAGTGGTTTGACGACGTCGCTCAAATCAAGGGAAAAGGTCTTGAGGCACACTTAGACGGTCAGGGAGAACCACTTCTCTATCCTTTCCGCGTGGAGCTCGTTCAGGCTTTGAGAGAGCATCCGAACGTTAGGGTAATCTCGATGCAGAGTAACGGGACTCTGCTAAACGATAGACTCGTGGAAGAACTTGCTGAGGCAGGTCTCGATAGGGTGAATCTCTCACTCCACTCCCTCGACCCAGAGAAGGCCAAGATGCTTATGGGGCGGAAGGACTACGACCTTCAGCATGTCCTGGACATGGCCGAGGCGCTGGTAAACGCCGGAGTGGACGTGCTCATTGCCCCAGTGATAATCTTCGGCATCAACGACAACGAGGCCGAGGCCTTCATAGAGTTCGCGAGGAGGATTGGGGCGGGTAAGAGATGGCCTGCTCTTGGCTTCCAGAACTACATCCCCTACAAGTTCGGCAGGAATCCAACTATAGCCAAGCTCGTGCCGTTCAAAAAGTTTTACGAGTGGCTCCGCGAGCTGGAGCAGAAGACCGGCATGAAGCCCCTCGTCCTGAAGCCTCACCACTTCGGCATGGAGAAGCGTGAATTCATCCCCCTTGCCTTCAGGCCGGGGGAAGTTGTAAGGGCCGAGGTTGTTCTGCCAGGCAGAATCCAGGGTGAGATGCTGGCAAAAGCCAGGAACAGGCTTATCGAGGTCATCAATACAGATGCCGAGGTCGGTGACAGGATAAAAATCAAGATAGTGAGAACGAGGCATGGGATTTACATAGCAACTCCCATTTAGGAAGATTATTTAAGCACTGCTCTTCCACAATACTTTGATGATTAGTATGAATTGAGGTCTTCATAGGGGCATCTTCTTGTAATGGCTGTCATAGGTGTTTATTTAGCGTCACAAGTTCCACTTTAACTTAAGAGTACACTAAGAGCATTTTACTCCATATACTCCCCCAATTCGACTAGAGTAAGTCGCCCCGAAGGCTCAGAAGCCGTTTACGTTGTTGTTTTGGCCGATGGTTCCTTTTATCCTACGGACGTCAAAAACTGTTGAAGCGGAAAAATGATGAATGACGTTGAAGACTGGTTCAAAACTTTATATAAATCGTGAACTCCTCACATTCAGCTCTCCTTTTTCGTAAAGCTCAAGCAGAATTTCAGCTATTCTCTGTCCCGATTTTCCATCGCCGAAGGGATTTGGAGCACTAGCCATCTTCTTGTAGAATTCCTCATCGCTCAGAAGTCTTTCGACGTGGCTCAGGGTTCTCTCCTTTTCGAGACCAACGAGGACGTTGCCGCCGGCTTTCACGGTCTCTGGCCTCTCAGTGTTGTAGCGGAGGGTCAGGCACGGTACGTTGAGGATTATGCTCTCCTCCTGAACACCTCCCGAGTCCGTCATGACTATTTTCGCGTTCCTCTGGAGCTTTAGGAAGTCGAGATATCCAAGCGGCTTCGTGACGATAAGGTTCTCTATCGCCTCAACACGTTCCCAGAGGCCAAAACTCTCGAGCTTCTTCCTCGTTCTGGGATGCATGGGATAGACAACCTTAACCGGCAACTCCTCAAGGATTTCCAAGAGCCTTCTGAGATTCTCCTTGCTGTCCGTGTTCTCAGCTCTGTGGGCGGTGAGGAGTATGTACTCCTTGGGTTTGAGGCCGAACCTTTCGAGGACGTCGCTTTTCCTCTCGGCTATCTCTGCGTTCTGGAGGACTGCGTCAACAACGGTATTGCCCACGACGTAAACGTTCTCAGTTATGCCCTCGCGTTCGAGGTTTTTTCTTGCCTCTTCCGTCGGGGCAAAGAGAACCTCACTTGCGTGATCCGCTAAAATCCTGTTTATCTCCTCCGGCATCGTTCTGTCGAAGCTCCTTAAGCCAGCTTCAACATGGGCAACGGGGATTTTCAGCTTGACGCTTGCCAGTGCGCCGGCAAGGACGGTGTTCGTATCGCCCTGAACGAGCGTGACGTCGGGCTTTTCTTCCATCAGGACCTTTTCAATCTTAATCATTGCCGTTCCCGTCTGTTCGGCCTGTGTTCCAGAACCAACTTCAAGGTGGTAGTCTATCCTCCTGAGCTCTAGCTCCTCGAGGAATACACTGCTCATCTCGTAGTCATAGTGCTGGCCGGTATGGATTAAAAGGGGCTCAACGCCCCTCTCCTCGAAGGCTCTGATAACAGGAGCAAGCTTTATTATCTCCGGCCTCGTTCCGAATACGAAGGCCGGTTTCAATACTCTCCCCTCCCAAGGCCTTTGAAGATGAACCCCTTGGGCGGATCTTCTACGATGTGCCTGCCGTCGATGAGGATTCTGTTTCTCATCAGCTTTCCGAGCTCCTCCCAGTCGAGGGATTTGAAGGCCGTATGGTCGGTTGCTATGACTATTGCATCTGCGCCTTTAACAGCATCTTCTATGCTCTCATGAGTCCCTTTTACGAAGGGATCGTAAGTTCTAACCTCTTTAACCTCCTCATTTATGGCGTCCATAAAGGCAAAGGCCGGTGAATTCCTGGTGTCATCACTGTTTCCCTTGTAGGCCAGACCAAGGATAACTACAACTGCCTCTTCGGGCGGCAGATTTATCGTCCTGAGAGCCTCAAAGAGCAGATCCTTCGTGAAGAGCGGCATGCTGTCGTTTATCTCTCTTGCCAGCTTTATCAAGCCGAAGTCTTCCTTCGCAGGCCAGACGAG of the Thermococcus onnurineus NA1 genome contains:
- a CDS encoding Na(+)/H(+) antiporter subunit B, translating into MVVKRALAIITLLIIGYWLAQGLAGVPFGEDKMLVGQYYLDNVKQQTGSVNAVTAVVVNYRGFDTLGEVTVLFIASTGVGALLWRRKKERTAKTEGSIVLTTGTRLLFPFVMLFGAYIFIHGHLTPGGGFPGGATIATAFLLLYLAFITYEIPHRGFEVTEGLAGMSYVAVGLVGLAIGGYFLFDWIWQTWQFGWDNVGRLLSGGFIPIIYTIIGIKVGTELSGIIDNMLKEEVSE
- a CDS encoding proton-conducting transporter transmembrane domain-containing protein, whose translation is MNGQYAALLIALPLISAFFVPVFKGMGKNAVRYFLILVTALQTGIAAWVFKEVYTTGQPIIVIAGGWKPPVGINLYLGHFAALFVLIIAVVSLFTSIFSISAVKTEPIDKYAMLFLLLMLGATGMIATGDIFNLFVFMEITAITAYALTAYNKTGESAEASMKYIILGGIGSSFFLIGVALIYGSLGTLNMAQIAQLAATMDPTVAQVGLALIILGLAVEAELFPLNAWAPDAYQAAPHPITVMFSAFVVKAALYAMARIIYLMQVVESWGSVLRLLIVMAALTVVVAELAALRQKNVKRMIAYSSIAQIGFIALAFALGTQAGVDAGVFHMINHAIVKVLLFLAVGYVAITLGGAELEKFQGLGRRMPLTAFAISVGAVATIGIPLFNVFWSKIRIILATLNVGYTWAAVLVLSASVVEAVYYFRLLHAIWFEGEGERISESMVIGLMMFFLAALVVVIGVYPDYVWELARKAGEDIFNVAQYVKNVPLMGVGA
- the wecB gene encoding non-hydrolyzing UDP-N-acetylglucosamine 2-epimerase encodes the protein MKPAFVFGTRPEIIKLAPVIRAFEERGVEPLLIHTGQHYDYEMSSVFLEELELRRIDYHLEVGSGTQAEQTGTAMIKIEKVLMEEKPDVTLVQGDTNTVLAGALASVKLKIPVAHVEAGLRSFDRTMPEEINRILADHASEVLFAPTEEARKNLEREGITENVYVVGNTVVDAVLQNAEIAERKSDVLERFGLKPKEYILLTAHRAENTDSKENLRRLLEILEELPVKVVYPMHPRTRKKLESFGLWERVEAIENLIVTKPLGYLDFLKLQRNAKIVMTDSGGVQEESIILNVPCLTLRYNTERPETVKAGGNVLVGLEKERTLSHVERLLSDEEFYKKMASAPNPFGDGKSGQRIAEILLELYEKGELNVRSSRFI
- a CDS encoding NADH-quinone oxidoreductase subunit K, with the protein product MISVYYFGAIALILVGLYAILVKKNLLKILIGLSIMETGVNLLLISIGYVSGKSAPILSEGIGPSQAVDPIPQALVLTAIVIGVATTAMALSVAILIYEKYGTLNVEEIRRLRG
- a CDS encoding Na+/H+ antiporter subunit E codes for the protein MGEASKISRYLYTVIVLFLIWLFLTASLDPQELGFGLLLSLIVGAFTYEIFTTNGLANLHPKRIAYAIAYIPYFLWAMIMANLDVAYRVLHPKRPINPGIVECRTVLKSDVGKLSLANSITLTPGTITLDVDGDRYFIHWIDVKDDSVEGASKSITEPFEKFLKVIFG
- a CDS encoding monovalent cation/H+ antiporter complex subunit F: MIGINVYLALIAIATLLSMYRIFRGPTTVDRIVAVDIMTTITTGLMVLFALYYQRMIFLDVALVYAILAFGGVMAFARYMEGGL
- the mnhG gene encoding monovalent cation/H(+) antiporter subunit G produces the protein MNALTVIGEVLVLLGTFFYFLSALGLIRMPDVYNRMQTSTKSATLGSLGVIVGVGIWALGTDFGSAAWLTKTIVIAVFLLLTNPISAHALIRAAYKSGIPLWEGSIVDKYSEHLEAKVKAEETPEETDETGEGGEE
- a CDS encoding DUF4040 domain-containing protein translates to MNLAYYIPHLIVAIMVVSAILAVEWKDILAAAVGMAAVSLFASLLFFFLQAPDVAMTEAAIGAALSGAVFIFAIKRTQRFETEEEETPGWWVRW
- a CDS encoding radical SAM protein, coding for MIEVKLPHTYFEDLGESVRLIWRDTLYAEFEKSELIQVIKRKYRVKPEVTARDGALIIDTDYSDVEKYIAIYIQNNLGALLRNRYTNRKVLYIHEGMDVPLLGYNAFGLIDRGTNLIQIRGVSGCNLSCIFCSVDEGPYSRTRKLDYVVDIDYLIKWFDDVAQIKGKGLEAHLDGQGEPLLYPFRVELVQALREHPNVRVISMQSNGTLLNDRLVEELAEAGLDRVNLSLHSLDPEKAKMLMGRKDYDLQHVLDMAEALVNAGVDVLIAPVIIFGINDNEAEAFIEFARRIGAGKRWPALGFQNYIPYKFGRNPTIAKLVPFKKFYEWLRELEQKTGMKPLVLKPHHFGMEKREFIPLAFRPGEVVRAEVVLPGRIQGEMLAKARNRLIEVINTDAEVGDRIKIKIVRTRHGIYIATPI